AGCTAACTCTCAAGCTTTAGAACGAACAGTACCGGATTTACCCCCGCAACAACAAAATATCAGGATACAGGCAACTCGTTCGGGACGTAAAGGCAAAACCGTCACAGTTATAACCGGATTTCAACATAAACCGGAAACTTTAACAAACTTACTCAAACAATTAAAAAGTCACTGTGGTAGCGGGGGAACCCTTAAAGATAATATCTTAGAAATTCAAGGAGATCATTGTCAAACCCTCTTAAAAATCCTGTCTGAGTTAGGATATAAAGTAAAAATTAGTGGCGGCTAAAAAAATTAACCCTCCTCATTTTGAGAAAGGTTACAAGTCTCATTTATTTAATGGCCAATATTATGCTATTGTTTTGACACCTAGTAGTTGCGCGATCGCTGTTTTCTACGAGTTGCTTCCTTACGCTTGCTCTTCTCTTGTGGCGTTTCAAAGAATTGATGCTTCTTGTAATCTGTATAAATTCCAGCTTTGGCCACTTGTCGCTTAAATCGACGTAGAGCAGATTCGATGGGTTCGTTTTGACCTACGAGAACTTGGGTCATTAGTTAACTTTTACACCTCCTATGTTCTTTCAATTACTAATACGTAAAACTGATACAACTTGGTATATTATGTCACATTGAATCACAATTACCCAACTGCTACATAAAACTGACATAACGTGGTATATTATGTCACCTATTCGGTTTACTTCCTGCAACAATTGCGAACCGTCGGCGGCACTCCCTACCAGTATAACCTATTTTTCTTGCCAAATCTCAGGTTTTTCAAAAAATAATGCATACCATATTTTGTTAATTTAGTCAAGTATATTTATTGAACAACTTGAATATCCTGAATCAACCAACGGTCTTTTTCTCGAATCAAATCATAGCGAACCCGCAAATTATCATTATAAGAGCGACCTAATTGTCCATTTTTATAGGATTTAGCTATTTCTTGAACATTTGCTTCAACAATGGCTTGATTAGGCTTATTTTGACTGGTTTTTAGGTATTTTATCTCAACTTTGTGTTGATAATTCCAATAAGTCTGAGTTTGTTTAAGTTTTTGGGCCCGATCACTCCAAAGAGATAACAAAGAATCGGATAAAATCCGATTAAATGACTCAATTTCATGTCTTTCTCCAAAAGCGTCAGATTTACTCGATAACCATAACTCAATCAACTGTTTAGCCCCTTCAGAAGTCAAAAGTCCACTCGACAAAATAATCTGAGCATCAGCAGCAGGAATATCAATCAAAGGTTGATGAACAAAAACCTCATACTGTCCGTCTTCTAAAGCAGATAGGGGAGAAGTTAGTTGTCCAATTCCTTGAACTGATAATCCTACTAACCCTAAAATGGCCAACCCTGCGGCTCCCAGCAACCAAGGAGAAGGTTTTAAGGCAATTTTCCCTTGTTTTCGGCGACGGGATGGAGTCCGAGACAGTTTAGGGGTAGGGGGACTCGATAACTCAAGAGATGGAGGAACCACCACAGTTGTCTGTGGGGGACGAATATTAGTGGAACTTTTGGGGAGAGACTGATGTTTCTGAGGGGTTTTTTCAGTGCGATCGCGTTTTTTCTCGTCCCGACGACGACGAGAGGCACGAAAATCAACAGAAATGGGGGCAGATGGAAGCAAAGCGGCCACCCCACCCCCTCCATTAGCAACAGCTTGAGACTGTTGATAGTAGCTACGAACTGAAGGCACTCTTTGTTGAACAACCCTAGCTTGGTTGCTACGAGAGACAGTTTTGGCCAGAGAAACTTCTTGTTCTTGTTGAGCATTCATAGCTATTTCTTGAGATTCCCAAGATAATTGTTCCAAATAACTCTGAACTTCCTGATTAGCAAAATACTCTTTTAAAGAAGCTTTTTGAGTTATCAAATCCCGACAATGACTAAAAACCTCTGTTTTGAGCCAACTTTCACTATATAAACATAGCCCAGGTAAAAGATCAGGAGATCCCTGAGAATTTTCTTTAATTATACTTAAAGCTTGAGTATCTTGGCATTTTTCCAAAGCCAGAGTCGCGGTTTGAGTTTGACCTAACAACAAAGAACAAATCGCCTGTTCTAAAGAAACATCTTGACGATCACCTAAACCATTGAGAATAGTTTGAGCTTCTAGAATTAAACTAGGTTGCTTATGAGCGAAACCACGAGCTATCAGGGCATAAACTGCCAAATAAGCGGCTACGGCTGAAGGCCGTTGAGATTCAGCCATAAATAGCTCTTGTTGTTCTTGGGCCGTCAGATAAGTGCGGATTTGTTGAATAAACCGTAAAAAATCATTAATATTTAACCCAGAGCGATCATTGCCACGGCCATCAATACCTTGTCGCTCTTGTAACATCTTTTGTAAAAGCTGTTTTCCTTCATTTCTAGGAACCTCATTATCCTCAGACTCAGCTAATAACTCCAAAATCCGGTAAGGACGTAATTTATCGAGTTCTGTGTGAATTTCTGCTTGAACAGAGGGAAATAACGAATTTTGTTCCAATAACGTCAGAGCTTTAATGCCTATCACCGCCGCTTGTTCATATTGTTCATGCTGCCAACGTTCTCGACTCAACTCTAAAAAAGCCAGGGCTACAGTGAGGATGATATCGGGTCTAGTAGGATCTGATTTTATCACATTCTTGGGCAAACTATCCAGATAACCTTGCCCAAATTGAAGCACTAGCTCATATTCGCCTAATTCTTGAAAAATTAACAAAACTCCCACTAATTGCTCAGGAGTAATATCAATGCCTGGGATAGTGTCACTAGAAGAACTTTCTTCTAGGGGTTCGGCCCGTGACTTGGAAGGTTCTTCCTCAATAATAGACTCATCAGATAAAGTTTCTCTTAAGAATTGTGAGTCGTAAGCTTTTTTTTGTTCCGGTTTAGACAGAATGTTATAGGCTTGAGCAAGGAGTTGTTTACGAGTGGCGATCGCGGCTGGACTATATTCCCGACGGGGTAATTGCACACTACGATCCCGATAAGCCTGGGTGATTTGCTCATCTGTTACTTGGGGGAAAATGCCCAAAATTCTGTAGTAGTCGAGGGGAATGTACACGGTTGACTTCCTCAAAGCGGGTGGCTCAATACACCTAAAATTTAGTATAGAGTTACGCTACCATTAATTGGGCGCGGATATCGTCAGATAAAAATAAAGTAGGTTGGAAAGATTGTAACTTAAAGTCTTGATTTATTGACACTCCTTGTTGCATGAAGATTTTACCTAGTAGTGCTTTTCCTACTAGAACCTTTTATCTTCAGTTTTCAAGGTACGTCTATCCTTAGATAGCTAGGTTTTTAGAGAGGTTGATTACCTTTCCTCTTTAAAAAACTATATCACATAAAATAAAAGCCATCCTACTAGAAGGCGATGCACTGAGCGATGCCGAAGTGACGGGGCTTTAAACCCAAATTTCCGGTAAAACTCTTTACTTAAGTCTAGGGGCCGATCCAGTTTACACTTTAAACTAGGGTTAATGATTTTTGCCCCTAAGGCCGAGTTATAATTCACCGTCTCTATAATTTTATCCATATTTTTGGGTTTAGATGGATTGTCGGTGGCCCTTCAACGTATCTAGTTTTACTATTACATTTGTTTCTTTCTATGGTT
The genomic region above belongs to Aphanothece sacrum FPU1 and contains:
- a CDS encoding translation initiation factor, encoding MSSKRPSSDSKSIAYQEFGPSANSQALERTVPDLPPQQQNIRIQATRSGRKGKTVTVITGFQHKPETLTNLLKQLKSHCGSGGTLKDNILEIQGDHCQTLLKILSELGYKVKISGG
- the rpsU gene encoding 30S ribosomal protein S21; the protein is MTQVLVGQNEPIESALRRFKRQVAKAGIYTDYKKHQFFETPQEKSKRKEATRRKQRSRNY
- a CDS encoding IMS domain-containing protein; protein product: MYIPLDYYRILGIFPQVTDEQITQAYRDRSVQLPRREYSPAAIATRKQLLAQAYNILSKPEQKKAYDSQFLRETLSDESIIEEEPSKSRAEPLEESSSSDTIPGIDITPEQLVGVLLIFQELGEYELVLQFGQGYLDSLPKNVIKSDPTRPDIILTVALAFLELSRERWQHEQYEQAAVIGIKALTLLEQNSLFPSVQAEIHTELDKLRPYRILELLAESEDNEVPRNEGKQLLQKMLQERQGIDGRGNDRSGLNINDFLRFIQQIRTYLTAQEQQELFMAESQRPSAVAAYLAVYALIARGFAHKQPSLILEAQTILNGLGDRQDVSLEQAICSLLLGQTQTATLALEKCQDTQALSIIKENSQGSPDLLPGLCLYSESWLKTEVFSHCRDLITQKASLKEYFANQEVQSYLEQLSWESQEIAMNAQQEQEVSLAKTVSRSNQARVVQQRVPSVRSYYQQSQAVANGGGGVAALLPSAPISVDFRASRRRRDEKKRDRTEKTPQKHQSLPKSSTNIRPPQTTVVVPPSLELSSPPTPKLSRTPSRRRKQGKIALKPSPWLLGAAGLAILGLVGLSVQGIGQLTSPLSALEDGQYEVFVHQPLIDIPAADAQIILSSGLLTSEGAKQLIELWLSSKSDAFGERHEIESFNRILSDSLLSLWSDRAQKLKQTQTYWNYQHKVEIKYLKTSQNKPNQAIVEANVQEIAKSYKNGQLGRSYNDNLRVRYDLIREKDRWLIQDIQVVQ